The following coding sequences are from one Ammoniphilus sp. CFH 90114 window:
- a CDS encoding mechanosensitive ion channel family protein, giving the protein MNFQWEEWLSLGLYLSLIETIGKALLVVVLALVGWKVANKISTQLFDSLGNKYQYSERKVKTLSKTINSLVGYVVFFIAAIMILGLFGIPTASILAGAGIIGLAVGFGAQGLVSDVVTGFFILLENQIEVGDYVTMGGYSGIVEEVGIRVTKVRSFDGSLHYIPNREIGSLTNHSRGNMRALVDMSISYEDDIDTAISVLQAACDQVRDRMPEIKEGPNVLGVQAFGSSDVVLRVIAKTENMQQWAVERELRKALKKALDDNGIEIPYPHQVYLTKQG; this is encoded by the coding sequence ATGAATTTCCAGTGGGAAGAATGGCTTTCCTTGGGCTTGTATCTTTCCTTAATTGAAACAATAGGAAAGGCCTTGCTCGTTGTTGTCCTTGCATTAGTAGGATGGAAAGTGGCGAATAAAATTAGTACCCAGTTATTTGATAGTTTAGGAAATAAGTATCAATATAGTGAAAGAAAAGTGAAGACCTTAAGTAAAACGATTAATAGTTTAGTAGGTTATGTTGTATTTTTTATTGCTGCGATTATGATCCTTGGATTGTTTGGCATACCGACCGCTAGTATTCTGGCTGGTGCTGGGATTATTGGATTAGCTGTAGGTTTTGGCGCTCAAGGACTTGTAAGTGATGTCGTTACAGGCTTCTTTATTCTTCTAGAGAATCAGATTGAAGTAGGGGACTATGTTACCATGGGCGGCTACTCTGGAATTGTGGAGGAAGTAGGAATTCGAGTAACGAAGGTTCGTTCTTTTGACGGCTCTCTTCATTACATCCCTAACCGTGAAATTGGATCGCTCACCAATCATTCTAGGGGCAATATGAGAGCGTTGGTAGATATGAGCATTTCCTATGAGGATGACATCGATACCGCGATAAGCGTTCTTCAGGCCGCTTGTGATCAAGTTCGCGACAGGATGCCCGAGATTAAGGAAGGGCCCAACGTACTTGGGGTCCAGGCATTTGGCAGCTCAGATGTGGTTCTTAGGGTCATTGCAAAGACTGAAAATATGCAACAGTGGGCTGTAGAAAGAGAGTTAAGGAAAGCATTAAAGAAGGCACTTGATGATAATGGAATCGAAATTCCCTACCCTCATCAAGTTTATTTAACTAAGCAAGGATAA
- a CDS encoding toprim domain-containing protein, whose protein sequence is MDQPKIIIVEGKTDKEKLLQILNESVEIVCTFGTLSDDKIEEMILPLQDEDVYVLVDADGAGNKLRQQLKRELPNAKHLYTRRMYREVATTPLEHLAKILDDAHFSVHEQYLIEQE, encoded by the coding sequence ATGGATCAACCAAAGATTATCATTGTGGAAGGCAAAACAGATAAGGAAAAGCTTCTTCAAATCCTCAATGAATCTGTGGAGATTGTATGTACCTTTGGCACGTTAAGTGACGATAAAATAGAAGAAATGATTTTACCCTTACAAGATGAGGATGTTTATGTTTTAGTGGATGCAGATGGAGCAGGGAATAAACTCAGACAGCAGTTGAAAAGGGAGCTTCCTAATGCTAAACATCTCTATACCCGGAGGATGTATAGGGAAGTAGCTACAACTCCATTAGAACACCTTGCAAAAATTTTGGACGACGCTCATTTCTCTGTACATGAACAGTACTTAATCGAACAGGAATAA
- a CDS encoding carbon-nitrogen hydrolase family protein has protein sequence MTIGLVQYELQSLNTREDFWNQINNHVKSAQEQGVKLLVFPEYVTGNLLALCPVLTHEEACQFLHEQTEEYVQTFASISRETGMIIQAGTHIVQDNGQFYNTAFLFFPDGRLETQRKVHLTPEERRAWKLSPGEEFKVFDTEFGRVAILICYDVEFPEAGRIVADKGAEIILCPSYTDAAAGFHRVKNCSQARAVENQLYVAMCGIIGEVSGVEQIDLGYSQGGLFAPCDRPFPPDGILAEGKVNERGVVVGQADLTLLKENREQGNVAPYWDRRPEVYNKA, from the coding sequence ATGACAATCGGTCTTGTTCAATATGAACTTCAATCTTTGAATACACGGGAAGACTTCTGGAATCAAATCAACAATCATGTTAAGTCTGCACAAGAACAAGGGGTAAAGCTACTTGTTTTTCCGGAGTACGTTACGGGGAATTTACTTGCCCTATGCCCTGTCCTTACTCATGAGGAAGCCTGCCAATTCCTTCATGAACAGACAGAGGAATATGTTCAGACCTTCGCTAGTATCAGCCGTGAAACCGGTATGATCATCCAAGCAGGAACCCATATTGTTCAGGATAATGGTCAATTCTACAACACTGCTTTTCTGTTCTTTCCTGATGGGCGTCTGGAAACTCAGAGAAAGGTCCATCTCACCCCTGAAGAAAGAAGAGCATGGAAACTCTCCCCTGGTGAAGAGTTTAAAGTTTTTGATACCGAATTCGGACGAGTCGCCATCCTTATCTGCTATGATGTAGAATTCCCAGAGGCTGGTCGAATCGTTGCGGATAAAGGCGCTGAGATTATCCTATGTCCTTCTTACACGGACGCAGCAGCAGGCTTTCATCGCGTAAAGAACTGCAGCCAAGCGAGAGCGGTCGAGAATCAACTTTATGTTGCCATGTGCGGAATTATTGGGGAAGTTTCAGGCGTAGAGCAAATCGATCTAGGCTATAGCCAAGGCGGTTTATTTGCACCTTGTGATCGCCCGTTTCCACCAGATGGCATCCTAGCGGAAGGAAAAGTCAATGAGAGAGGCGTCGTAGTAGGACAAGCAGATTTAACCCTTCTTAAAGAGAACAGAGAACAAGGGAATGTGGCTCCTTATTGGGATCGTAGACCAGAAGTTTATAATAAAGCATAA
- a CDS encoding GNAT family N-acetyltransferase, with translation MSLVIRPYTMNDFEGLLDLQREAFPPPFPEDLWWKPEQIQAHIRNFPKGAMVALLDDKIVGSATSLLIQFDGKPHTWVEVSDNGYIEGSHDPAGDSLYGIDVCVRPSYRGNGIAAALYQARKDLVVELGLKRYLAGCRIPNFHLYANQLTSQEYVERVVRGEIKDLVLTFMLRQGLHPIQILDDYLDDEESLNKAVLVEWKNPNI, from the coding sequence ATGAGCCTGGTCATTCGCCCTTATACGATGAACGACTTCGAAGGACTTCTAGACCTTCAAAGAGAAGCATTCCCCCCTCCATTTCCAGAGGATCTTTGGTGGAAGCCAGAACAAATTCAGGCCCATATTCGCAACTTCCCTAAGGGAGCAATGGTGGCCTTATTAGATGATAAAATTGTCGGGTCAGCCACCTCTCTATTAATACAATTTGATGGAAAGCCTCATACTTGGGTAGAAGTTTCAGATAACGGCTATATCGAAGGAAGTCATGATCCTGCTGGTGATAGTCTTTATGGGATTGATGTTTGTGTAAGGCCAAGCTATCGTGGAAACGGCATCGCAGCAGCCTTGTACCAAGCTCGCAAAGATCTCGTAGTTGAACTAGGGCTAAAGCGTTATTTAGCGGGATGTCGAATCCCTAACTTCCACCTTTATGCAAACCAGCTGACAAGTCAAGAATACGTTGAGCGGGTCGTACGTGGGGAGATTAAAGATCTTGTACTCACCTTCATGTTAAGACAGGGCCTGCATCCGATTCAGATTCTAGATGATTATTTAGACGACGAAGAATCGCTAAATAAAGCCGTCTTAGTGGAATGGAAGAATCCTAACATTTAA
- a CDS encoding twin-arginine translocase TatA/TatE family subunit, whose product MFSNIGIPGLILILVIALIIFGPSKLPEIGRAFGRTLTEFKSATKGLVSGDEKEEEKKEEQKPELVAVEKKQDKPAV is encoded by the coding sequence ATGTTCTCTAACATTGGAATACCAGGGTTGATCCTTATTTTAGTCATTGCGCTTATTATCTTTGGACCTTCTAAGCTTCCAGAAATCGGACGAGCATTCGGACGCACCTTGACGGAGTTCAAGAGTGCAACGAAAGGGTTAGTGTCAGGTGACGAAAAGGAAGAAGAAAAGAAGGAAGAACAAAAGCCAGAGCTTGTAGCTGTTGAAAAAAAACAAGATAAGCCTGCTGTTTAA
- a CDS encoding PhoX family phosphatase has translation MENMNRRKFLGYLGTGAAALAAASAGLGTLAPTAEAANSADHLFGFDKVKKTKKPHGFFKPIDIDWSNDLKLPEGFTHDVIAVYGDVINPAGDTFGMGADLNVFFPMNGSSDRGLLWTNCEYISDDKLLIDSAMPASMQGSSLLTKQLYHQGGAIIEVYKDANGSWKMDTTSTYARRHNGLTPFKLTGPAAASSAVGGATTVEGTWANCSGGMTLWNTVLSCEENFEKQAGLANRNSTHYGWVIEVDPFDVTDAGVDKNFTPRKHTSLGRFNHENTAMGLTKDGRIAVYMGDDKRGACVYKFISNGKYEPSKGKANSALLEDGKLYAANLGSGKWVELTIAAVRAAVDKSDFKVPTAIRAYSDATVDDLRAMFQTQADVLVNTHVAAIILGASPTDRPEDVEISPFDNSIFVAHTNNSHHGNIHGHITRFIEKDNDLGSVDFTYEIFAAGGRQSGFSAPDNLSFDSNGNLWTVTDYSPNQNSNIMKDFGNNSMFVIPTFGPNAGEAFRFASGPSGSELTGPWFTPDEKTLFLSVQHPSGTWPHRSGDSIPRPGVVAIKGFKF, from the coding sequence ATGGAAAACATGAATCGTCGTAAGTTTTTGGGGTATCTTGGAACAGGAGCTGCTGCTCTAGCTGCTGCATCCGCCGGATTAGGAACTCTAGCACCAACTGCTGAAGCTGCTAATTCTGCAGATCACCTTTTTGGGTTTGACAAGGTAAAGAAGACAAAAAAGCCTCACGGTTTCTTCAAGCCAATTGATATCGATTGGTCCAACGATCTTAAATTGCCTGAAGGGTTCACTCATGATGTAATTGCGGTTTATGGTGATGTAATTAATCCTGCAGGGGACACTTTTGGTATGGGTGCAGATTTGAATGTGTTCTTCCCAATGAATGGATCCAGTGATAGAGGTTTGTTGTGGACGAATTGTGAGTATATAAGTGATGATAAATTATTAATCGATAGTGCAATGCCTGCTTCTATGCAAGGATCAAGTCTATTAACAAAGCAACTCTATCATCAGGGTGGCGCCATTATCGAAGTTTACAAGGATGCTAACGGTTCTTGGAAGATGGATACAACATCCACGTATGCTCGTCGTCACAATGGGCTAACTCCATTTAAATTGACGGGACCAGCTGCAGCTTCTTCCGCTGTAGGGGGAGCGACAACAGTTGAAGGTACTTGGGCGAATTGCTCCGGAGGTATGACGCTTTGGAATACGGTTTTATCCTGTGAAGAGAATTTTGAGAAGCAAGCTGGGCTGGCTAATCGTAATTCAACACATTACGGCTGGGTAATTGAAGTAGATCCTTTTGACGTAACTGATGCTGGTGTAGATAAGAATTTTACTCCTCGCAAACACACATCACTTGGACGTTTCAACCACGAAAATACGGCTATGGGATTAACGAAAGACGGTCGTATCGCTGTTTATATGGGTGATGATAAGAGAGGTGCATGTGTTTACAAATTCATATCGAATGGTAAATATGAACCTTCTAAAGGAAAAGCAAACTCCGCTTTACTAGAAGACGGAAAGCTTTACGCTGCTAACCTTGGATCTGGGAAGTGGGTAGAGCTAACGATTGCAGCTGTAAGAGCAGCGGTAGACAAATCCGATTTCAAAGTGCCTACAGCTATCCGTGCATACTCTGATGCAACAGTGGATGATCTTCGTGCCATGTTCCAGACTCAAGCCGATGTGTTAGTTAACACTCACGTTGCTGCCATTATTTTAGGTGCATCTCCAACTGACCGTCCTGAGGATGTAGAAATTAGCCCGTTTGACAATTCCATTTTCGTAGCCCATACGAATAATTCTCATCATGGTAATATCCATGGTCACATCACTCGTTTTATCGAGAAAGATAACGACTTAGGTTCCGTAGATTTCACTTATGAGATTTTTGCTGCTGGCGGAAGACAAAGTGGATTTAGCGCACCTGATAACTTAAGTTTCGATAGCAATGGCAATCTTTGGACAGTGACGGATTATAGTCCTAACCAAAATTCAAATATTATGAAGGATTTTGGAAACAACTCCATGTTCGTCATCCCGACATTTGGACCTAATGCAGGAGAAGCATTCCGTTTTGCTTCTGGTCCATCCGGATCTGAGTTAACAGGACCTTGGTTTACTCCGGATGAAAAAACTTTATTCCTTTCTGTTCAGCATCCGAGTGGTACTTGGCCACATCGTTCTGGAGACTCGATTCCAAGACCAGGTGTAGTAGCAATCAAAGGCTTTAAATTCTAG
- a CDS encoding sulfurtransferase — translation MSRYLVTSEWLKERLDNSQVRIVDCRFILGNPGAGKQAYEEGHIQGAVYFDLEQDMSGTKGRHGGRHPLPPIEEFVEKLSQAGIGNQTTVVAYDDQGGAMASRFWWLLHYLGHENVYVLSEGYTAWKEKDYPTTIDIPSFDYAPFKASVRQDLVVDMSLVKEKKGLDEVVLIDSREERRYKGIEEQIDPVAGHIPGAQNYFWKGVLGEKGTWKEAEELAQQFKSIDRAKEIIVYCGSGVTACPNILGLKEAGYENVKLYPGSWSDWCSYADNPVGKEKE, via the coding sequence ATGAGTAGATATCTAGTTACAAGTGAGTGGTTGAAGGAGAGATTGGATAATTCTCAAGTAAGAATTGTAGATTGCCGATTTATTTTGGGCAACCCTGGTGCAGGAAAACAAGCCTATGAAGAGGGACATATTCAAGGAGCTGTCTATTTTGACTTGGAGCAAGATATGTCAGGAACGAAAGGACGTCACGGAGGAAGACATCCTTTGCCTCCAATAGAGGAGTTTGTGGAAAAGCTCAGCCAAGCAGGAATAGGCAATCAAACGACCGTGGTGGCTTACGATGATCAGGGTGGGGCCATGGCTTCTCGTTTCTGGTGGCTATTACATTATCTAGGGCACGAAAATGTGTATGTACTAAGTGAGGGATATACAGCTTGGAAGGAAAAGGACTATCCCACTACGATAGACATCCCGTCTTTTGACTATGCTCCGTTTAAAGCTAGCGTCCGTCAGGACTTAGTAGTAGATATGAGTCTGGTTAAAGAGAAAAAGGGCCTAGACGAAGTAGTCTTAATTGATTCTCGTGAAGAGCGTAGATACAAGGGAATAGAAGAGCAGATAGATCCGGTTGCTGGCCATATACCCGGAGCGCAGAATTACTTTTGGAAGGGTGTCTTGGGTGAGAAAGGAACTTGGAAAGAGGCTGAAGAATTAGCACAGCAATTTAAGAGTATAGATCGAGCTAAAGAGATCATTGTTTATTGTGGATCTGGCGTTACAGCATGTCCGAATATTCTTGGTCTTAAAGAAGCAGGATATGAAAATGTAAAACTCTATCCAGGAAGCTGGAGCGATTGGTGCTCGTATGCCGACAATCCGGTGGGAAAGGAAAAGGAATAA